A single window of Pseudoduganella plicata DNA harbors:
- the hutC gene encoding histidine utilization repressor — MDAQPAIENIDTSIPVFQRIKDFLTAQIAAGHWKEGDVIPSEQALVRQFGVSRMTVNRAVRELTAEAVLTRRQGSGTFVAPQKYQATLLQIRSIADEVRSRGHVHRSSLQLLEQSAASELLAKQFELPAGLALFHSIIVHYENGVPIQVEDRWVNPQCAPAYMEQDFTRVTPNEYLVAAAPLQGASYSLEALAAPRDIADMLAMDARQPCLVLRRQTRSGGRVASIVTMWHPGHRYQFAGSVSTGKEA, encoded by the coding sequence TTGGACGCACAGCCAGCAATAGAGAACATCGACACCAGTATCCCCGTCTTCCAGCGCATCAAGGACTTCCTGACGGCGCAGATCGCGGCCGGCCACTGGAAGGAAGGCGACGTGATCCCGTCGGAGCAGGCGCTGGTGCGGCAGTTCGGCGTGTCGCGCATGACGGTCAACCGCGCCGTGCGCGAGCTCACGGCCGAAGCCGTGCTGACCCGGCGCCAGGGCTCGGGCACCTTTGTCGCACCGCAAAAATACCAGGCCACGCTGCTGCAGATCCGCAGCATCGCCGACGAAGTGCGGTCCCGTGGCCACGTGCACCGCAGCAGCCTGCAGTTGCTGGAGCAAAGCGCCGCCAGCGAGCTGCTGGCCAAGCAGTTCGAGCTGCCGGCCGGCCTGGCACTGTTCCATTCGATCATCGTCCACTACGAGAACGGCGTGCCGATCCAGGTGGAGGACCGCTGGGTCAATCCGCAATGCGCACCGGCCTACATGGAGCAGGACTTCACCCGCGTCACCCCGAACGAATACCTGGTGGCGGCCGCGCCGCTGCAGGGCGCCAGCTACAGCCTGGAGGCGCTGGCGGCGCCGCGCGACATTGCCGACATGCTGGCGATGGACGCGCGCCAGCCCTGCCTCGTGCTGCGGCGCCAGACCCGCTCGGGCGGCAGGGTCGCATCCATCGTGACGATGTGGCATCCCGGCCACCGCTACCAGTTTGCCGGCAGCGTCAGCACCGGCAAGGAAGCATGA